Genomic DNA from Acidimicrobiales bacterium:
GGGTTCTCGACGGCGGTGAGACCGATGGTGGCCAGCGCCCCGGTGGCCTCGTGGGACTCGACGACGCGGCTCAGGTCGATGTCGGTGAGCACATCGCCGGAGATCACCAGGAAGCGCTCGTCGAGCTCGTCCATGGCGTTGCGGACCGAGCCCGCCGTGCCCAGGGGTGACTCCTCGGTGGCATAGACCATCCGCACGCCGAACTCGGAGCCGTCGCCGAAGTAGTTGCTGATGTTGTTCGCCATGAAGGCGACGGTGACGACGATGTCGTCGAAGTCGTACCGCTGGAGCAGCGTGACGATGTGCTCCATCATCGGCCGGTTCGCAAGGGGGATCATCGGCTTGGGTTGGTTCGAGGTGAGGGGTCGGAGACGGGTGCCCTCGCCGCCCGCCATGATCACGGCCTTCATGCCGACGAACCTACCCCGCGGGCGTCGTCGCCCACGCGGGCGATCCGCCACGCGTCACGCGCGGGACGGAGGTAGAGCGCGGCCGCGAGGTAGCCGAGCACGAGCCCCGGCACCACGCACACCCACGCCAGCACCGTGGCCGCCCCCGCCCACGTTGCCTCCGATGCCCCGGCGAGGAACAGCGGGTAGGCGAACATCAGGCCGAAGGTGCCGGCCTTCCCCCACCAGCTCACCGGGATCGGCTTTGCCCGGGCCAGGGCGAGCACGCTGGCGATGGCGAAGACCACCGACTCACGGGCGATGGTCAGGACCGCCACCACGACCGGGACCGAGCCGTCGATGAGGATCGCCACCACCGCGACGACGAGCAGCATGCGGTCGGCGATGGGGTCGAGGAGCTTGCCGAGCTCGGAGACCTGGTCCCATCGGCGGGCGATGAAGCCGTCGACCCAGTCGGTGGCGCCGAGCGCGGCGAGCAGCAGCGCCGCCTGGACGCGCTCCTCACGACCGAACAGGAGGAGGAGGAACAGCGGGATGCACAGCAACCGGACCACGGAGATGGCGTTGGGGACCGTGAGGATCCGGCTCTCGCCCTCCGCCACCGCGACGACGGTCGGGGCGGCCGGCTCGAGGGGCTCGGTCGGTCCACCAGTGGGTGTCGCCATGGTCGGAGTCTAGGACTCGGTGCCCTGGGCCCCCGCGGGTGCGAGCAGCTCCGGACCGTCGTTGCGCACGTCGTTCACCGCCGTGGTGACCTCCACCTGCTCGAAGCCTCCACTCGGCCGCAGCAGTCCCCCGAGCGCGCCCGGCTCGTCGTGGCTCGGGTCGAGCCAGGCGTCCCAGGCCCCCTGCTCGAGCACCACCGGCATGCGGTCGTGCAGCTCGGCGAGCTCGGGACTCGCCTCGGTGGTGATGATCGTGCAGCTGACCAACCGGTCCGTTCCGCCCTCACCACGCCAGACATCCCAGAGCCCGGCGAGGGCGAGGAGCCCCCCGCCCCGTGGCCGGACGTGGACCGGCTGCTTGCGCCCGCCGCCAACGGCCGGGCGCCACTCGTAGAACCCATCGGCCGGTACGAGGCAGCG
This window encodes:
- a CDS encoding SOS response-associated peptidase: MCGRFTSTTPIDDIVGHFGVEEVRADDLGPRYNVAPTDPVYAVVEVDDRRRLGVMRWGLVPSWADDPRIGSRMINARAETLDTKPAFRRLLARRRCLVPADGFYEWRPAVGGGRKQPVHVRPRGGGLLALAGLWDVWRGEGGTDRLVSCTIITTEASPELAELHDRMPVVLEQGAWDAWLDPSHDEPGALGGLLRPSGGFEQVEVTTAVNDVRNDGPELLAPAGAQGTES
- a CDS encoding CDP-alcohol phosphatidyltransferase family protein — protein: MATPTGGPTEPLEPAAPTVVAVAEGESRILTVPNAISVVRLLCIPLFLLLLFGREERVQAALLLAALGATDWVDGFIARRWDQVSELGKLLDPIADRMLLVVAVVAILIDGSVPVVVAVLTIARESVVFAIASVLALARAKPIPVSWWGKAGTFGLMFAYPLFLAGASEATWAGAATVLAWVCVVPGLVLGYLAAALYLRPARDAWRIARVGDDARGVGSSA